In Pogoniulus pusillus isolate bPogPus1 chromosome 2, bPogPus1.pri, whole genome shotgun sequence, the following are encoded in one genomic region:
- the LRRFIP1 gene encoding leucine-rich repeat flightless-interacting protein 1 isoform X11, protein MGTQGTGRKRLPNRERLTAEDDALNQIAREAEARLAAKRAARAEAREIRMKELERQQKEIYQVQKKYYGLDTKWGDIEQWMEDSERYSRRARRNASASDEDERMSVGSRGSLRAGLENERTKKKNYSKATNGYEEDMYGSSQSRKSSRPSLLYSDALPARSYRASVYDESIYSGSRRYSASSSRAPSEYSCYLGSGSRASSRASSARASPVIEERPEKDFEKGARTVSSLSAATLASLGGTSSRRGSGDTSISADTEASIREIKDSLAEVEEKYKKAMVSNAQLDNEKTNFMYQVDTLKDALLELEEQLAETRRQYEEKSKEFEREKHAHSILKFQFMEIKETLKQRDEMLAKHGLIPDSDIATNGETSDILDHEGHLDSSKAVPGTTQALKAGGDGMLGKTNEVDMKNEILEDLGKKEILQNTEHEEHKEESEEQEVQTLRADENVKAEKWAEEHDALSTVMLSDSRFTEQIQSITEHVSGNASSNDDSDMDDLRKETESAGTVSMEAEHHGVNARTNQTLEVGFLQGHQAVEISLEVPSNLGTEHELGKAAPEQKEQEDFKTSHALSDNEMDQEANITSESCELVSNQAELLEVRFEGLLSEEVNAKTHTEGLCHSEENAENKVTNDSEKNLVESNDCADGRTDKMGDNRTEEANEVVNTAEGQLSEIESVDLEGTKSYESDVSANTSEKEGRGDQAHVQPVSAEDSASASSEEQNKQDKTELENGIAEKDGQKEVLIGELEMCSDSAETSKRDKADVEAAGCVTEEKESMLQQAEQDTDVVKEVMTQETSLEPSLLDDKIKELKLETGDESEKGQESRTEQAEKVKLEVEVQTVQCSEETTGDTVEEKNYPLESEVQNIARQEEGGYKEELVVDFCVTTESKIDKEILKENDQELELEDHHDGRLASEEGANNCLVKKAEQGENDSEEVNLEGQAEERLEDDGDAFDFDEEAKQILEKDEKCDGEKTEMEKGEGDGANGAVEKTAQTDEDGEGTNKIETKGALTEDDSLQQKKDEPEETVCLQGKISGKTDEKTDVMEDEISASVSNKVENISDECVLEQDLESAGNTRDESKEDFQGGRRGKGRSRDDCTVS, encoded by the exons GAAGACAGTGAGCGTTATTCCCGTAGAGCCCGAAGAAATGCCTCG GCTTCGGATGAAGATGAGCGCATGTCAGTGGGTAGCCGTGGAAGCCTGAGG GCTGGATTAGAGAATGAGAGGACCAAAAAGAAGAACTACTCCAAAGCA ACCAATGGTTATGAGGAAGACATGTATGGATCATCCCAGAGTAGAAAATCTAGCAGG CCCTCCTTGCTGTACAGCGATGCCCTGCCAGCCAGAAGTTACAGG GCGTCTGTGTATGACGAGAGCATTTACAGTGGGAGTCGTCGGTATAGTGCCTCTAGTTCTCGTGCT CCTTCTGAGTACAGCTGTTACCTTGGTTCGGGATCTCGAGCATCCTcaagagccagctctgctcgGGCCAGTCCAGTG ATTGAAGAAAGGCCTGAAAAAGACTTTGAGAAG GGAGCACGCACGGTCTCCAGTTTGTCAGCAGCTACCTTAGCTTCTCTGGGTGGGACTTCTTCACGAAGAGGCAGTGGGGATACCTCCATCTCAGCTGATACAGAGGCATCTATTAGAGAAATTAAG GATTCTCTAGCTGAAGTCGAGGAGAAATATAAGAAGGCTATGGTGTCAAATGCTCAACTAGACAATGAAAAAACAAACTTCATGTACCAAGTAGATACCCTGAAGGATGCACTCTTAGAGTTAGAAGAGCAGCTGGCAGAAACCAGGCGGCAATATGAAGAAAAAAGTAAA GAATTTGAGAGGGAGAAGCATGCTCACAGCATATTGAAGTTCCAGTTTATGGAAATCAAAGAGACTTTGAAGCAGAGAGATGAAATGCTTGCA AAACATGGACTCATCCCAGACTCTGACATAGCCACTAATGGGGAGACATCAGACATTCTTGATCATGAAGGACACTTGGATTCTTCCAAAGCTGTTCCAGGCACAACTCAAGCATTAAAAGCAGGAGGGGATGGGATGCTAG GAAAAACCAATGAAGTGGACATGAAAAATGAGATTTTGGAGgatttggggaaaaaagaaatcttgCAGAATACTGAGCATGAGGAACACAAAGAGGAgtctgaggagcaggaagtaCAGACATTGCGTGCTGATGAAAATGTAAAGGCAGAAAAATGGGCTGAAGAACATGATGCTCTGTCAACAGTGATGTTATCAGATAGTAGGTTTACAGAACAAATTCAAAGCATTACAGAACATGTCTCAGGAAATGCTTCTTCAAATGATGACAGTGACATGGATGACTTGAGAAAGGAGACTGAGTCTGCAGGCACTGTTAGTATGGAGGCTGAACACCATGGGGTAAATGCAAGGACAAACCAGACCTTGGAGGTAGGCTTTCTACAAGGTCATCAGGCTGTTGAGATTTCTCTCGAAGTGCCTAGTAACTTAGGTACAGAGCATGAACTGGGAAAAGCTGCACCTGAACAGAAAGAACAAGAGGATTTTAAAACTAGCCATGCCCTGAGTGATAATGAAATGGATCAGGAAGCTAACATTACAAGTGAGAGCTGTGAGTTGGTTTCCAATCAGGCAGAGCTACTAGAGGTTAGATTTGAGGGCTTGCTTAGTGAAGAGGTAAACGCAAAGACTCATACTGAGGGACTCTGTCACTCAGAAGAAAATGCTGAAAACAAGGTTACAAATGACTCTGAGAAAAATCTTGTTGAAAGCAATGACTGTGCTGATGGAAGAACTGATAAAATGGGAGATAATAGAACAGAAGAAGCAAATGAGGTTGTGAACACAGCTGAGGGTCAGCTGAGTGAAATAGAGTCTGTGGATTTGGAGGGGACAAAGTCATATGAAAGTGATGTCTCGGCAAATACAAGTGAgaaagaaggcagaggagaTCAGGCACATGTCCAACCAGTTTCTGCAGAGGACAGTGCTTCAGCATCATCAGAGGAACAAAATAAGCAAGATAAAACTGAACTTGAAAATGGTATAGCTGAGAAGGATGGACAGAAGGAAGTGTTAATAGGTGAGTTGGAGATGTGTTCAGATTCTGCAGAAACAAGCAAGCGAGATAAGGCCGATGTtgaggctgcaggctgtgttactgaggaaaaagaaagcatgctgcagcaggcagagcaagacACAGATGTCGTGAAAGAGGTGATGACTCAAGAAACTAGTTTAGAACCAAGTCTCTTAGATGACAAAATTAAGGAGTTAAAATTGGAAACAGGGGATGAATCTGAGAAAGGACAGGAAAGTAGGACAGAACAGGCAGAAAAAGTAAAGCTAGAGGTAGAAGTTCAAACAGTTCAGTGTAGTGAAGAAACAACAGGTGATACAGTGGAAGAGAAAAATTATCCATTAGAAAGTGAAGTACAGAATATAGCTAGACAGGAGGAGGGTGGATATAAAGAGGAGTTGGTTGTAGATTTTTGTGTAACTACAGAAAGCAAGATTGATAAAGAAATACTGAAAGAAAATGATCAAGAGTTAGAGCTTGAAGACCATCATGATGGTAGACTTGCTTCTGAGGAAGGTGCAAATAACTGCCTGGTGAAGAAAGCTGAGCAGGGTGAAAACGATAGTGAAGAAGTTAATTTGGAGGGCCAAGCAGAGGAAAGACTGGAAGATGATGGTGATGCGTTTGATTTCGATGAAGAGGCAAAACAAATACtagaaaaagatgaaaaatgtgatggagagaaaactgaaatggagaaaggagagggtgatggagcaaaTGGTGCTGTTGAGAAGACTGCTCAAACAGATGAAGATGGAGAAGGAACAAACAAAATAGAAACCAAAGGTGCCTTGACTGAAGATGACAGCTTGCAGCAGAAAAAAGATGAGCCTGAAGAAACGGTGTGCTTGCAAGGGAAAATATCAGGGAAGACTGATGAGAAGACTGATGTAATGGAAGATGAAATCAGTGCATCAGTTTCTAATAAAGTGGAAAACATATCAGATGAATGTGTTTTGGAACAGGATTTGGAAAGTGCTGGCAATACCAGGGATGAAAGCAAGGAGGATTTTCAGGGTGGTAGAAGGGGTAAGGGTAGATCCAGAGATGACTGTACAGTATCATAA
- the LRRFIP1 gene encoding leucine-rich repeat flightless-interacting protein 1 isoform X13, producing the protein MGTQGTGRKRLPNRERLTAEDDALNQIAREAEARLAAKRAARAEAREIRMKELERQQKEPSEYSCYLGSGSRASSRASSARASPVIEERPEKDFEKGARTVSSLSAATLASLGGTSSRRGSGDTSISADTEASIREIKDSLAEVEEKYKKAMVSNAQLDNEKTNFMYQVDTLKDALLELEEQLAETRRQYEEKSKEFEREKHAHSILKFQFMEIKETLKQRDEMLAEIQQLQQKQQSYVREISDLQETIEWKDKKIGALERQKDFFDSIRSERDDLRDEVIVLKEQLKKHGLIPDSDIATNGETSDILDHEGHLDSSKAVPGTTQALKAGGDGMLGKTNEVDMKNEILEDLGKKEILQNTEHEEHKEESEEQEVQTLRADENVKAEKWAEEHDALSTVMLSDSRFTEQIQSITEHVSGNASSNDDSDMDDLRKETESAGTVSMEAEHHGVNARTNQTLEVGFLQGHQAVEISLEVPSNLGTEHELGKAAPEQKEQEDFKTSHALSDNEMDQEANITSESCELVSNQAELLEVRFEGLLSEEVNAKTHTEGLCHSEENAENKVTNDSEKNLVESNDCADGRTDKMGDNRTEEANEVVNTAEGQLSEIESVDLEGTKSYESDVSANTSEKEGRGDQAHVQPVSAEDSASASSEEQNKQDKTELENGIAEKDGQKEVLIGELEMCSDSAETSKRDKADVEAAGCVTEEKESMLQQAEQDTDVVKEVMTQETSLEPSLLDDKIKELKLETGDESEKGQESRTEQAEKVKLEVEVQTVQCSEETTGDTVEEKNYPLESEVQNIARQEEGGYKEELVVDFCVTTESKIDKEILKENDQELELEDHHDGRLASEEGANNCLVKKAEQGENDSEEVNLEGQAEERLEDDGDAFDFDEEAKQILEKDEKCDGEKTEMEKGEGDGANGAVEKTAQTDEDGEGTNKIETKGALTEDDSLQQKKDEPEETVCLQGKISGKTDEKTDVMEDEISASVSNKVENISDECVLEQDLESAGNTRDESKEDFQGGRRGKGRSRDDCTVS; encoded by the exons CCTTCTGAGTACAGCTGTTACCTTGGTTCGGGATCTCGAGCATCCTcaagagccagctctgctcgGGCCAGTCCAGTG ATTGAAGAAAGGCCTGAAAAAGACTTTGAGAAG GGAGCACGCACGGTCTCCAGTTTGTCAGCAGCTACCTTAGCTTCTCTGGGTGGGACTTCTTCACGAAGAGGCAGTGGGGATACCTCCATCTCAGCTGATACAGAGGCATCTATTAGAGAAATTAAG GATTCTCTAGCTGAAGTCGAGGAGAAATATAAGAAGGCTATGGTGTCAAATGCTCAACTAGACAATGAAAAAACAAACTTCATGTACCAAGTAGATACCCTGAAGGATGCACTCTTAGAGTTAGAAGAGCAGCTGGCAGAAACCAGGCGGCAATATGAAGAAAAAAGTAAA GAATTTGAGAGGGAGAAGCATGCTCACAGCATATTGAAGTTCCAGTTTATGGAAATCAAAGAGACTTTGAAGCAGAGAGATGAAATGCTTGCA GAAATCCAACAGCTGCAACAGAAACAGCAGAGCTATGTCAGGGAAATTTCTGATCTTCAGGAGACAATAGAgtggaaagacaaaaaaatagGG GCATTAGAGAGGCAGAAAGATTTCTTTGATTCCATAAGGAGTGAGCGGGATGACCTTAGAGATGAAGTGATTGTGCtgaaggagcaactgaag AAACATGGACTCATCCCAGACTCTGACATAGCCACTAATGGGGAGACATCAGACATTCTTGATCATGAAGGACACTTGGATTCTTCCAAAGCTGTTCCAGGCACAACTCAAGCATTAAAAGCAGGAGGGGATGGGATGCTAG GAAAAACCAATGAAGTGGACATGAAAAATGAGATTTTGGAGgatttggggaaaaaagaaatcttgCAGAATACTGAGCATGAGGAACACAAAGAGGAgtctgaggagcaggaagtaCAGACATTGCGTGCTGATGAAAATGTAAAGGCAGAAAAATGGGCTGAAGAACATGATGCTCTGTCAACAGTGATGTTATCAGATAGTAGGTTTACAGAACAAATTCAAAGCATTACAGAACATGTCTCAGGAAATGCTTCTTCAAATGATGACAGTGACATGGATGACTTGAGAAAGGAGACTGAGTCTGCAGGCACTGTTAGTATGGAGGCTGAACACCATGGGGTAAATGCAAGGACAAACCAGACCTTGGAGGTAGGCTTTCTACAAGGTCATCAGGCTGTTGAGATTTCTCTCGAAGTGCCTAGTAACTTAGGTACAGAGCATGAACTGGGAAAAGCTGCACCTGAACAGAAAGAACAAGAGGATTTTAAAACTAGCCATGCCCTGAGTGATAATGAAATGGATCAGGAAGCTAACATTACAAGTGAGAGCTGTGAGTTGGTTTCCAATCAGGCAGAGCTACTAGAGGTTAGATTTGAGGGCTTGCTTAGTGAAGAGGTAAACGCAAAGACTCATACTGAGGGACTCTGTCACTCAGAAGAAAATGCTGAAAACAAGGTTACAAATGACTCTGAGAAAAATCTTGTTGAAAGCAATGACTGTGCTGATGGAAGAACTGATAAAATGGGAGATAATAGAACAGAAGAAGCAAATGAGGTTGTGAACACAGCTGAGGGTCAGCTGAGTGAAATAGAGTCTGTGGATTTGGAGGGGACAAAGTCATATGAAAGTGATGTCTCGGCAAATACAAGTGAgaaagaaggcagaggagaTCAGGCACATGTCCAACCAGTTTCTGCAGAGGACAGTGCTTCAGCATCATCAGAGGAACAAAATAAGCAAGATAAAACTGAACTTGAAAATGGTATAGCTGAGAAGGATGGACAGAAGGAAGTGTTAATAGGTGAGTTGGAGATGTGTTCAGATTCTGCAGAAACAAGCAAGCGAGATAAGGCCGATGTtgaggctgcaggctgtgttactgaggaaaaagaaagcatgctgcagcaggcagagcaagacACAGATGTCGTGAAAGAGGTGATGACTCAAGAAACTAGTTTAGAACCAAGTCTCTTAGATGACAAAATTAAGGAGTTAAAATTGGAAACAGGGGATGAATCTGAGAAAGGACAGGAAAGTAGGACAGAACAGGCAGAAAAAGTAAAGCTAGAGGTAGAAGTTCAAACAGTTCAGTGTAGTGAAGAAACAACAGGTGATACAGTGGAAGAGAAAAATTATCCATTAGAAAGTGAAGTACAGAATATAGCTAGACAGGAGGAGGGTGGATATAAAGAGGAGTTGGTTGTAGATTTTTGTGTAACTACAGAAAGCAAGATTGATAAAGAAATACTGAAAGAAAATGATCAAGAGTTAGAGCTTGAAGACCATCATGATGGTAGACTTGCTTCTGAGGAAGGTGCAAATAACTGCCTGGTGAAGAAAGCTGAGCAGGGTGAAAACGATAGTGAAGAAGTTAATTTGGAGGGCCAAGCAGAGGAAAGACTGGAAGATGATGGTGATGCGTTTGATTTCGATGAAGAGGCAAAACAAATACtagaaaaagatgaaaaatgtgatggagagaaaactgaaatggagaaaggagagggtgatggagcaaaTGGTGCTGTTGAGAAGACTGCTCAAACAGATGAAGATGGAGAAGGAACAAACAAAATAGAAACCAAAGGTGCCTTGACTGAAGATGACAGCTTGCAGCAGAAAAAAGATGAGCCTGAAGAAACGGTGTGCTTGCAAGGGAAAATATCAGGGAAGACTGATGAGAAGACTGATGTAATGGAAGATGAAATCAGTGCATCAGTTTCTAATAAAGTGGAAAACATATCAGATGAATGTGTTTTGGAACAGGATTTGGAAAGTGCTGGCAATACCAGGGATGAAAGCAAGGAGGATTTTCAGGGTGGTAGAAGGGGTAAGGGTAGATCCAGAGATGACTGTACAGTATCATAA
- the LRRFIP1 gene encoding leucine-rich repeat flightless-interacting protein 1 isoform X9, translating into MGTQGTGRKRLPNRERLTAEDDALNQIAREAEARLAAKRAARAEAREIRMKELERQQKEAGLENERTKKKNYSKATNGYEEDMYGSSQSRKSSRPSLLYSDALPARSYRASVYDESIYSGSRRYSASSSRAPSEYSCYLGSGSRASSRASSARASPVIEERPEKDFEKGARTVSSLSAATLASLGGTSSRRGSGDTSISADTEASIREIKDSLAEVEEKYKKAMVSNAQLDNEKTNFMYQVDTLKDALLELEEQLAETRRQYEEKSKEFEREKHAHSILKFQFMEIKETLKQRDEMLAEIQQLQQKQQSYVREISDLQETIEWKDKKIGALERQKDFFDSIRSERDDLRDEVIVLKEQLKKHGLIPDSDIATNGETSDILDHEGHLDSSKAVPGTTQALKAGGDGMLGKTNEVDMKNEILEDLGKKEILQNTEHEEHKEESEEQEVQTLRADENVKAEKWAEEHDALSTVMLSDSRFTEQIQSITEHVSGNASSNDDSDMDDLRKETESAGTVSMEAEHHGVNARTNQTLEVGFLQGHQAVEISLEVPSNLGTEHELGKAAPEQKEQEDFKTSHALSDNEMDQEANITSESCELVSNQAELLEVRFEGLLSEEVNAKTHTEGLCHSEENAENKVTNDSEKNLVESNDCADGRTDKMGDNRTEEANEVVNTAEGQLSEIESVDLEGTKSYESDVSANTSEKEGRGDQAHVQPVSAEDSASASSEEQNKQDKTELENGIAEKDGQKEVLIGELEMCSDSAETSKRDKADVEAAGCVTEEKESMLQQAEQDTDVVKEVMTQETSLEPSLLDDKIKELKLETGDESEKGQESRTEQAEKVKLEVEVQTVQCSEETTGDTVEEKNYPLESEVQNIARQEEGGYKEELVVDFCVTTESKIDKEILKENDQELELEDHHDGRLASEEGANNCLVKKAEQGENDSEEVNLEGQAEERLEDDGDAFDFDEEAKQILEKDEKCDGEKTEMEKGEGDGANGAVEKTAQTDEDGEGTNKIETKGALTEDDSLQQKKDEPEETVCLQGKISGKTDEKTDVMEDEISASVSNKVENISDECVLEQDLESAGNTRDESKEDFQGGRRGKGRSRDDCTVS; encoded by the exons GCTGGATTAGAGAATGAGAGGACCAAAAAGAAGAACTACTCCAAAGCA ACCAATGGTTATGAGGAAGACATGTATGGATCATCCCAGAGTAGAAAATCTAGCAGG CCCTCCTTGCTGTACAGCGATGCCCTGCCAGCCAGAAGTTACAGG GCGTCTGTGTATGACGAGAGCATTTACAGTGGGAGTCGTCGGTATAGTGCCTCTAGTTCTCGTGCT CCTTCTGAGTACAGCTGTTACCTTGGTTCGGGATCTCGAGCATCCTcaagagccagctctgctcgGGCCAGTCCAGTG ATTGAAGAAAGGCCTGAAAAAGACTTTGAGAAG GGAGCACGCACGGTCTCCAGTTTGTCAGCAGCTACCTTAGCTTCTCTGGGTGGGACTTCTTCACGAAGAGGCAGTGGGGATACCTCCATCTCAGCTGATACAGAGGCATCTATTAGAGAAATTAAG GATTCTCTAGCTGAAGTCGAGGAGAAATATAAGAAGGCTATGGTGTCAAATGCTCAACTAGACAATGAAAAAACAAACTTCATGTACCAAGTAGATACCCTGAAGGATGCACTCTTAGAGTTAGAAGAGCAGCTGGCAGAAACCAGGCGGCAATATGAAGAAAAAAGTAAA GAATTTGAGAGGGAGAAGCATGCTCACAGCATATTGAAGTTCCAGTTTATGGAAATCAAAGAGACTTTGAAGCAGAGAGATGAAATGCTTGCA GAAATCCAACAGCTGCAACAGAAACAGCAGAGCTATGTCAGGGAAATTTCTGATCTTCAGGAGACAATAGAgtggaaagacaaaaaaatagGG GCATTAGAGAGGCAGAAAGATTTCTTTGATTCCATAAGGAGTGAGCGGGATGACCTTAGAGATGAAGTGATTGTGCtgaaggagcaactgaag AAACATGGACTCATCCCAGACTCTGACATAGCCACTAATGGGGAGACATCAGACATTCTTGATCATGAAGGACACTTGGATTCTTCCAAAGCTGTTCCAGGCACAACTCAAGCATTAAAAGCAGGAGGGGATGGGATGCTAG GAAAAACCAATGAAGTGGACATGAAAAATGAGATTTTGGAGgatttggggaaaaaagaaatcttgCAGAATACTGAGCATGAGGAACACAAAGAGGAgtctgaggagcaggaagtaCAGACATTGCGTGCTGATGAAAATGTAAAGGCAGAAAAATGGGCTGAAGAACATGATGCTCTGTCAACAGTGATGTTATCAGATAGTAGGTTTACAGAACAAATTCAAAGCATTACAGAACATGTCTCAGGAAATGCTTCTTCAAATGATGACAGTGACATGGATGACTTGAGAAAGGAGACTGAGTCTGCAGGCACTGTTAGTATGGAGGCTGAACACCATGGGGTAAATGCAAGGACAAACCAGACCTTGGAGGTAGGCTTTCTACAAGGTCATCAGGCTGTTGAGATTTCTCTCGAAGTGCCTAGTAACTTAGGTACAGAGCATGAACTGGGAAAAGCTGCACCTGAACAGAAAGAACAAGAGGATTTTAAAACTAGCCATGCCCTGAGTGATAATGAAATGGATCAGGAAGCTAACATTACAAGTGAGAGCTGTGAGTTGGTTTCCAATCAGGCAGAGCTACTAGAGGTTAGATTTGAGGGCTTGCTTAGTGAAGAGGTAAACGCAAAGACTCATACTGAGGGACTCTGTCACTCAGAAGAAAATGCTGAAAACAAGGTTACAAATGACTCTGAGAAAAATCTTGTTGAAAGCAATGACTGTGCTGATGGAAGAACTGATAAAATGGGAGATAATAGAACAGAAGAAGCAAATGAGGTTGTGAACACAGCTGAGGGTCAGCTGAGTGAAATAGAGTCTGTGGATTTGGAGGGGACAAAGTCATATGAAAGTGATGTCTCGGCAAATACAAGTGAgaaagaaggcagaggagaTCAGGCACATGTCCAACCAGTTTCTGCAGAGGACAGTGCTTCAGCATCATCAGAGGAACAAAATAAGCAAGATAAAACTGAACTTGAAAATGGTATAGCTGAGAAGGATGGACAGAAGGAAGTGTTAATAGGTGAGTTGGAGATGTGTTCAGATTCTGCAGAAACAAGCAAGCGAGATAAGGCCGATGTtgaggctgcaggctgtgttactgaggaaaaagaaagcatgctgcagcaggcagagcaagacACAGATGTCGTGAAAGAGGTGATGACTCAAGAAACTAGTTTAGAACCAAGTCTCTTAGATGACAAAATTAAGGAGTTAAAATTGGAAACAGGGGATGAATCTGAGAAAGGACAGGAAAGTAGGACAGAACAGGCAGAAAAAGTAAAGCTAGAGGTAGAAGTTCAAACAGTTCAGTGTAGTGAAGAAACAACAGGTGATACAGTGGAAGAGAAAAATTATCCATTAGAAAGTGAAGTACAGAATATAGCTAGACAGGAGGAGGGTGGATATAAAGAGGAGTTGGTTGTAGATTTTTGTGTAACTACAGAAAGCAAGATTGATAAAGAAATACTGAAAGAAAATGATCAAGAGTTAGAGCTTGAAGACCATCATGATGGTAGACTTGCTTCTGAGGAAGGTGCAAATAACTGCCTGGTGAAGAAAGCTGAGCAGGGTGAAAACGATAGTGAAGAAGTTAATTTGGAGGGCCAAGCAGAGGAAAGACTGGAAGATGATGGTGATGCGTTTGATTTCGATGAAGAGGCAAAACAAATACtagaaaaagatgaaaaatgtgatggagagaaaactgaaatggagaaaggagagggtgatggagcaaaTGGTGCTGTTGAGAAGACTGCTCAAACAGATGAAGATGGAGAAGGAACAAACAAAATAGAAACCAAAGGTGCCTTGACTGAAGATGACAGCTTGCAGCAGAAAAAAGATGAGCCTGAAGAAACGGTGTGCTTGCAAGGGAAAATATCAGGGAAGACTGATGAGAAGACTGATGTAATGGAAGATGAAATCAGTGCATCAGTTTCTAATAAAGTGGAAAACATATCAGATGAATGTGTTTTGGAACAGGATTTGGAAAGTGCTGGCAATACCAGGGATGAAAGCAAGGAGGATTTTCAGGGTGGTAGAAGGGGTAAGGGTAGATCCAGAGATGACTGTACAGTATCATAA